AGATGTGATCTACTGGTTCCGGCAGATCATTGCAGTTATTTTGGGAATCATCTGGGGAGTAGTTCCACTGAAAGGATTCGTGGGAATAGCAGTGTaaggtttatttccttttctgtctcctgtaCTTTCCCACATTTGGACTTTACTTGGTGTCTGGTTTAAAGTTGTGCTATAAACAGTGGGCTGGCCAAACACAGCCTCTGTCTGCCATGCATCTTAAAGTCAGCGTTGCATTCCAGATTGTTAATTGTTACGAAATTCTTACAAATCATAACATGTCTTCATCagcctctttctctcttctcagcccgattaatgctttttaaaattattattttattattattaaagggGGCAGGGGTAGAAGAAGGGAACGAGAGGTTCAACTGACTTGTGAAGTGGCCTGTTCCTGCCTGTGTGAATAGGGGCTATGAGTATGGTGCTTAGTGTGGCCACCTAAGAAGTAAGGACCATAGAGGGGAAGGTGTGGTAGTCCTCTCTGAGTCAGGAGCCCTCCTCAGAGAGGAGGTTCTGTTAGTAGACAAGAGGGGCAGcttctctttgaaaaagaaaaggtttcttcaAAACACCAAAGACCGTAGGTAACAAGCAGGCAAAGTGGCACCattggcagtgctgctgcagtgctcCCAGCTTGCTGAAGGTCTTCTTTCAGCCATGTGGTGGGGGGGAAGGCAGTGCCTAGAAGGGTGTGTACTCATCGGATCCCTACCAAGACATGGGATTCAGGTCACCTCCCAGGAGGTGTCCGAAGGCTGCAGTGAGCACTCTGAgttatgaaatgaaaatttgtttGGCCCTGGTATGTGCCTGAAAGCCTCTGGAGGGACACCAGAGATGGGAAACACAGCCCTGCTCTCTGAACACCGGGTGTGGGAAGATGCTGTGTCGGCTCTGGGGAGTCTCCATTTGCAAATGTCTCTGCCTAGTCAAGCTCACAACCTCACAGCTTTTCTTAGGCAAAGTTGAGTTGTCATCTTGTCCCTCCTGAGTGTCCTGGCTGTGGCAAGAAAGTGGAGGGAGTAGCAGCAAGTGTCTctaaggaacaacaaaaaaaaaagcttgaaatttAGGAAAAAGGGGCTGTAAAGCAGTGATGCTCCAATAGGAACTCAATAACTACATGCAAACAGTTAAATCTAAAGTGCTCCCAGTAACAAATGTGGAGTAGCTGAGAAGCATTGTTCTTACTTAGTCATCCATAAATTCACAAGGCACCTCAGCCAATTCCTGTGCtaaattttaataagaaataaaagtgaTTTGGTGTACgatggaaaaatgaaaagcttctAGAACTCTGTTTGTGGTTTCTCTGTGGTACACAGTCGCACAGCTGCTCACAGGTTGCTGCCAGTCACTGAACTTATGTGTATGTCTTCCCGTATTGCCCTGCCTACAcagccttctttccaggaaatGTACCTGTCGCTTCCCAGGGTGCCCCAGTCCTAAGTTGGGGTGGTGTAAAACCAAACGTGTCTAAGGACAAACAGGAGttcatgttttcttctctctgttgcAGCGTAACTGTTGGCACAGACTAGAGCATGTTAAAAGTTGTCTCAAGTTGAACCCCAGTGCTCTGACTCTGAGAGTGCTATTGAGTCTTCTCAGGCTCTCATCTCTAAGTCACTGTGTTTGGTCATGGGACACTAACAGGGATCTTACACTGAGCATGGAGTCTATAACAGTCTTCCCTCTTAGCAGCCTCAAAATCAAGTAGCACACACACAAGGAAATTGGATTTTGTGTGGGAGCAGGACTGCTGATGATCTGCAGGACAGGAAAACTTGCAGGGTTTGCAGATCTGCTGAAACTTCCATCTTTTGACTACTGTCTATTGAGCCTTACTAGGAGTAGGTTGTGCCTTGTGACGTGAACTTCATCCAAACCTAGCATGCTATGACAAGCTGACCTGGAGGTGCTCTTTTAAGGAAGTGACTCAGCTGCCTGAGAAGCATTGCAGGAACAGTGTTCCTCTTTGCTTCCTCTCTGCTGCGGATGAAAAGACGTTTCACTGCTGCGTTGCTGTATGGCACGTTGGATACCTGCATCCTATATCACCAAAATGACAGTTCCTAACCTCTTTCTTCCAGGTTCTGCCTGATCAATGCTGGTGTTCTGTACCTCTACTTCAGTAGCTTCCAGCAGATAGATGAGGAGGAGTATGGCGGGACATGGGAGCTAACAAAGGAAGGATTCATGACATCTTTTGCACTGTTTCTGGTAATGCCTCTTGCTTTCTTTAAGTTGATTAGTGAATTGTGTTGGTACACTTTCTGAGAGAAAAGACCTGGAAGAAAAGCTGGTGAGGTGGTACGCTGATAGAAGAGAGATCATCTAATCTAATCTAGTTAACATCGTCTAATAAGTGGAGTTCATTGGGAAAGAAAATCACAAAATCTGATGGCTACTGGCTATGAAATACAGTATTAGTGCCTGGGATTTCTCTGTAGGAAAGGATGTAGGAACAGGCAGCTATACTTCTGCATCTACTACTTAACTTTTGTGTCTTCCCATCCTCTGTCCCAGATATCCTGGCAGAGTTTCATCTAGAGCCAGTTACACCCAAACTGATtttttgggtgtcttttttttctgttgctccCTTCCCTGCAGTCTCTGAATACTCTCAGCACTTGATTTGGTGGTGTTTCTGAATCACTAGAGGGACTGTGGTGGGATTTTAATGTGGAGAAGCTAGTCACCCCAAAAGGCAAGTTGAATGCCACCGTCTGTGGCACATGGTGATCCTAACATCTCTCCGAGACCATCTCAAAGCTGGAATTCAGTCCCCAAGTCCTCTATTGAGAGCAAGAAGTGAGTCTTGTTTTCCATGTCTGAACCCTCTCCAGAGGCATCAAAATAACCTTcacttcctttcctctccacagGTTGTTTGGATAATCTTCTATACTGCTATCCACTATGATTGACACAGTCTGCAGCTTTTGCCTGTTAAATCAGTTGACAGTAAATCGAGAAGGTTTTAATAAATCATAGTCTTTAGTGGACTGGTGGGAAGTTGGGGGAAGTCAAATCAACCCCCTTCTGTACCAGTGGTCTGATTAG
This region of Harpia harpyja isolate bHarHar1 chromosome 1, bHarHar1 primary haplotype, whole genome shotgun sequence genomic DNA includes:
- the RAB5IF gene encoding respirasome Complex Assembly Factor 1 is translated as MSGARRREDPPHAQQHAVANGGAAGRASVWGKALRSDSAWHDKDEFLDVIYWFRQIIAVILGIIWGVVPLKGFVGIAVFCLINAGVLYLYFSSFQQIDEEEYGGTWELTKEGFMTSFALFLVVWIIFYTAIHYD